In the Mycolicibacter minnesotensis genome, TGTCGATGATCTTCTCGTAGCCGATCTCGTAGGCGTCCTGGTAGTACTCCAGGTTGTCGTTGTTCATGTAGGGCGCCGGGTAGTAGACGCGCCCGATCTTGCCTTCTTTGCGGATCTCGACCCGCGCCACGATCGGGTGGATCGACGACGTCGAGTGGTTGATGTAGGAGATCGATCCGGTGGGCGGCACGGCCTGCAGGTTCTGGTTGTAGATCCCGTGGGTCATCACCGACTCCTTGAGCCGGCGCCAGTCGTCCTGGCCCGGGATCCGGATGCCCGCGTCGGCGAAAAGCTCAGCCACCCGTGCGGTCTTGGGCTCCCACACCTGCTCGGTGTACTTGTCGAAGAACTCTCCGCTGGCGTACTTGGACTGCTCAAAGCCCGCGAACGACTTACCCCGCTCCAAGGCAAGACGGTTGGAGGCCCGCAGTGCGTGGTAGAGCACGGTGTAGAAGTAGATGTTGGTGAAGTCGATGCCCTCTTCGGAACCGTAGAAGACGCGCTCCCGGGCCAGGTAGCCGTGCAGATTCATCTGCCCCAGACCGATGGCGTGCGACTCGTTGTTGCCCTGTTCGATCGAGGGAACCGACCAGATGTGCGTCTGATCCGATACCGCGGTCAGCGCCCGGATGGCGACCTCAATGGTCTGACCGAAGTCGGGCGAATCCATCGCCTTGGCGATGTTGAGCGAGCCGAGGTTGCAGGAGATGTCCTTGCCCACCTTGGAATAGGACAGGTCGTCGTTGAACTCCGACGGGGTCGAAACCTGCAGGATCTCCGAGCACAGGTTGGAGTGGGTGATCTTGCCGGCAATCGGGTTGGCCCGGTTCACCGTGTCTTCGAACATGACGTACGGGTAGCCGGATTCGAACTGGAGCTCGGCCAGGGTCTGGAAGAACTCCCGCGCCTTGATCTTGGTCTTGCGGATCGCCGCGTTATCCACCATCTCGTAGTACTTCTCGCTGACGGAGATGTCGGCGAACGGAACCCCGTAGACCTTCTCGACGTCGTAAGGCGAGAACAGGTACATGTCCTCGTTCTTCTTGGCCAGTTCGAAGGTGATGTCGGGGATCACCACGCCCAGGCTCAGTGTCTTGATCCGGATCTTCTCGTCGGCGTTCTCCCGCTTGGTGTCCAAGAAGCGGTAGATGTCGGGGTGGTGCGCATGCAGGTACACCGCGCCGGCGCCCTGGCGTGCCCCCAGCTGGTTGGCGTAGGAGAACGAGTCCTCCAGCAGCTTCATGATCGGGATGACCCCGGAAGACTGGTTCTCGATGTTCTTGATCGGGGCGCCGTGCTCGCGAATGTTGGTCAGCAGCAACGCCACTCCCCCGCCGCGCTTGGAGAGCTGCAGGGCGGAGTTGATCGAGCGCCCGATGGACTCCATGTTGTCCTCGATACGCAACAGGAAGCAGCTGACGGCTTCGCCGCGTTGCTTCTTGCCGGAGTTCAGGAAGGTCGGGGTGGCTGGCTGGAACCGGCCGTCGATGATCTCGTCGACCAGCTGTTCGGCCAGCTTGGTGTCCCCGGCGGCCAGGGTCAGCGCAACCATGCAGACGCGGTCCTCGAACCGCTCCAGGTAGCGCTTACCGTCGAAGGTCTTGAGGGTGTAGGAGGTGTAGTACTTGAACGCCCCCAAGAAGGTCGGAAACCGAAACTTCTTGGCGTAGGCCCGATCCAGCAGCGACTTCACAAAGTTCCGCGAGTACTGGTCGAGGACTTCGCGCTCGTAGTACTCCTTTTGAATCAGGTAGTCGAGCTTCTCGTCCTGATTGTGGAAGAACACCGTGTTCTGGTTGACGTGCTCCAAGAAGTACTGACGGGCGGCCAGCACATCCATGTCGAACTGGATATTGCCGTCGGCGTCATACAGATTGAGCATCGCGTTAAGCGCGTGGAAGTCGAGTTCACCCACCGGCATACTGCGGGGGGTTGCGGTTACCTGCTCTGCAGTTGCAGCGGTAGGTGACATGCCTCGTCCTTCCAGAAATCGGATAATCCCGCGCGGACGGCTTGCACGTCCTCGTCGGTTCCCATTAATTCGAATCGATACAGGTAGGGCACCCCGCACTTGCGGGCCACCACATTGCCGGCGTAGCAAAACTCCGCGCCGAAGTTGGTGTTGCCGGCAGCGATCACGCCGCGCAACAGCCGCCGATTGTGTTCGTTGTTCAAAAAGGCGATGACCTGCTTGGGTACGTAGCCGCCTTCATGGACATCCGGCAGCTGACGTCCCCCGCCGTAGGTCGGCAATACGAGCACGTAGGGGTGATCGACCTCGATGCGCCCGTGCAACGGAATCCGGATGGCCGGCAGATCCAGCTTCTGCACGAAGCGGTGGGTGTTTTCTGACACCGAGGAGAAGTACACCAGGCTGCATCCAGAATCCGCAGACACGGCGACCCCCTTCAGCTCTCAGTCAGACTCCACCCGTACCCGACCCGTGCGCCCGGCTACGCGCTGAGCGCGACCTGCGCCAGTGCCTTGATGCGGTCCGGCCGGAAACCCGACCAGTGCTCGTTGCCGGCGACCACGACAGGCGCCTGCAGGTAACCCAGAGCCATCACGTAGTCGCGGGCTTCAGGGTCCAACGAGATGTCGACCTTCTCGTAAGCGATGCCCTCTTTGTCCAGCGCCTTGTAGGTGGCGTTGCACTGCACGCATGCGGGCTTGGTGTAGACAGTGATGCTCATGGCGGCAGGCTCCTCAGCGAATCGTCGACATCGAACGGATGACGGGTGGGGCACTACGTTCAGCGGGCCGCCAGAACTTCAGTCTTTCCAGCTCACGCGCCGTGGCAGAGCACCAAATAGGTGCCGGTTTGCCGCGGCCCGAACAACTGGAAGATCCCGGGCCTGTCGGTCCCCCGAACACTACACCTAGTGGTCATCCCTCGGAACCAATACTAGATGTTCTGAACGACATTGTTGAAATTCGCTGGTCGTAAGCCTGCGAACGCATCCGCATCGGCGTGTCGCATCTCACAATCCGGCAACTGACTCGTCATAACCGCAGGTCTACCACTCGACACCGACAAGTGGCCGCGGCAGTCGACCGCCGACGGCCGGTCAGCAAAGCTTTCCGGACCCCGGCTCAGTGCATCACGGCAGGTACCGACTCCGACCGATTCGCCTCATCGGCTGGAGCCGGACGCCTGTTGTTCCGCTGAAGGCGGCCGCCCACGATGCTCAGCAACACCGGGACCAGCGAGACTGCGATGACCGCCAGCAGAACCAGGTCGAGGTGAGCCCGGACGACTCCGATGCCACCCAGCAGATACCCCAGCAAAGGAACGCCTGCACCCCAGGCCATCGACCCGGCGATGCTGTAGGCGGTGAAGGTTCGGTGGCGCATTCCGGACGCCCCGGCCAGCACCGGTGTCAGGGTCCGAGCCACCGCCACAAATCGGGCTAGAAAGACCGTGGCCTTGCCGTGGGTGGCGAAGTAGCGCTGGGCCCGCTCGACCTGGTGGCGGCCGAGCCGTCGGGCCGCCCGCGTCTCCAGTACCGCCAGCCCCGCCGTGGCCCCGAGCAGATAGCCGCACTGGTCGCCGACGATCGCGGCGATCGGCACGGTCAACACCAGCAGCCACACCGGAACCGCCGGGTGAACTTGAGCGGCCAGCACACCCGCGGTGAACAGCAGCGAGTCGCCGGGCAGGAAGAAGCCCACCAGAAGCCCGGTCTCGACGAACACCACTGCCAGCACGCCCAACAGCCCGAACGTGGCGATCAAGGTGTCTGGATTAGTAGCAACTCCGGTCATGGCGCCAGCTTGTCCGCCAGGCGCTGTGGGACCGCTGAGAAGGCAGCTAGCCCGGTGGTCGAGCTCTGCTGTACTGGTGTAGTGCGGATACTGCTGGTCGAAGACGAGGCTCGGCTGGCGCAGACCGTACGTCGCGGACTGGTCGCCGAGGGCTTTGTCGTCGACGTCGAGCACGACGGCGCAGACGGGCTGGCCGCCGCCATCACCGGCGACTATGACGTAGTGGTGTTGGACATCATGTTGCCCAGCCTCAGCGGCTACCAGGTGGTCCGCGAGCTGCGGGCGCAGCAGGTGTGGACGCCGGTACTCATGCTGTCAGCCAAGGACGGCGAGTACGACATGGCCGATGCCTTCGACATCGGCGCCGACGACTACCTGACCAAGCCGTTCTCGTTCGTCGTCCTGGTGGCGCGACTGCGCGCGCTGCTGCGGCGCGGCGCCCCGGCGCGTCCGACCGTGCTCACTGTGGGCACCCTGTCGCTCGATCCGGCTCGCCGCCGGGTGACCCGCGGCGACACGGTGCTCGAGTTGACGCCGCGCGAGTTCGGGCTGCTGCAGTTCTTGATGCGGCACCCCGGTGATGTCGTCACCAAACCCGAGATCTTGCGGTCGGTGTGGGATTCGAACTACACCGGCGATGAGAACGTCGTCGAGGTCTACGTTGGGTATCTGCGCCGCAAGGTCGACGTGCCGTTCGGACTCGCCACTATCGAGACGGTGCGCGGCGCAGGCTACCGCCTGCGCTCCGACCTGGATTCTTGATCCGGGCGGCCTGACCGCGGCAGCGCAACGGTGAATACCGCCCCACCACCGGCGGCATCGTCCACGGTCACGGTTCCCCGGTGGGCGCGCACCACCTCCGCGACGATCGCCAGGCCGAGCCCGGTTCCGCCCGACGCCCGGGCACGGGCCGCGTCGAGCCTGACGAATCGCTCGAAGATCCGGCTCCGGTCACCCACCGGGATCCCAGGACCGTCGTCGGCGATCGTGATCACGACGCCGTCCGAGGCCGGACTACAGCTCAGCGTCACCGTGCTGCGGGCATACCGTGCCGCGTTGTCGACCAGGTTGCGAATCACCCGAGTCAGCGCAGCGCGATCGCCGGTGACTCGGCAGGCCGCGATATCGGTCACGACGCTGACCGACCCACCGCCGGCGAGTCGATTCGCCTCGGCCTCCAGCAGGTCGTCGACATCGACGTCCTCCCCGCGCAGTCCCAGCGCCCCTTCGTCGGAGCGAGCCAGCAGCAGCAGATCTTGGAGAAGTTGACTCATCCGCTGTGATTCCGGGAGCAGCGATTCGTCGATCAGGGCCCGGTCCATCAGTTCGGGCCGGGCACTGGCCAATTCCAGTGCGGTGGTGATCGTGGCCAGCGGGCTGCGCAGTTCGTGCGACACGTCGCTGACCAGACGCAGCTGAGCTGCCCTGCCGTGCTCCAGGCGAGACAGCATGGCGTTCATCGTCGTCGCGAGCTCGGCGATCTCGTCATGGGTTCGGGGAACGGGCACCCGCTCGGTCAGGTCAGCACTCGAGATCGACGCCACCCGGGTACGGATCGCCTCCACCGGCCGCAGTGCGGCACCGACCAGGCGAAACGTTGCCGCCGCCACCAACACGATCAGAATCGGCGCGCCGACGCCCAGCAGCACACCCACCACGGTCACGATCTCCTCGACCGGTTCGCGGTCCACCCCCACCAGAACGGTGACCGGACCTTCCTCGGCGCCGGCACCACGCGCCGATACCCAGTACTCCTCGCCGGTGGCGGATTCGACCCGGCCCACATACCGCGCTTGCCCGTCGGCAAGGGTTACCGCCGCCAGTGGCGATCGGGGCGCACCGTTGGAGGCGGCCCGGATCACGCCCGACGCCCCGACAACCTGCACCACGGCGATGTGCCCATCGGTGGCCAGTAACGCCGACTCCATGTCATCGAAATCGCCCGATCGCAGCTGGGCCGCGATGTGTTCGGCACGAAGTCCCGCCGCGGTCTCGGCGGTCGATTCCAGCGACCGGTACAACACCAACAGGAGCAGCCCGCCCGCGATCGCAAGGCAGAGCGTCATCACCACCGCGGCGGCCAGCGCCGATCGAGTCCGAACACCGCTGTACAGCGAGCGAGCCCGCTTGATGACGGCCCGCGTCCGGTGCGTGTTGCCTCTCACCCGGCCTCCCGGTTCATCGCCTGTCGACACAGCATGCCCGCCATCGTGGCCCGCCGCCGCTGTGCTGGCACTGAGGCCGCAGACAGCGCACGACGCCCAGCACGTCGGAGGCACCCGCTAACCTGCCGGGCATGCTGTCGACTCTGGCGGTTCGCGGGTACCGCTCACTGCGCGACGTGGTGCTCCCACTGCGTCGACTCACCGTCGTCACGGGTGCCAATGGCACCGGCAAGACCTCGCTGTACCGGTCGCTGCGCCTGCTCGCCGACTGCGGCCGCGGCGAGGTGATCGGATCACTGGCCCGCGAAGGTGGCCTGGAGTCGGTGCTGTGGGCCGGCCCCGAGCAGCTCGGCGAAGCGCGTCGCAGCGGCGCGGCCCAGGGCAGCGTGCGCACCCGAGTGGTCTCGCTGGAGATGGGTTTCGCCTCCGACGACTTCGGCTACCTGGTCGATTTGGGTCTGCCGCAGGATCCTGCGCAGTCGTCGGCGTTCGCCCACGATCCGGAGATCAAACGCGAGATCGTGTTCGCCGGCCCGGTACCGCGGCGCGGTGCCACCTTGGTGAGCCGCACCCGGGCTTTCGCGCAGTCCAGCACGGACTCCGGTGTCGAGGAACTGTCGCGGACACTGCCGACCTATCGCAGCGTGCTCGCCGAATTCGCCCACCCCGGCGCGCACCCAGAGCTCGCCGCGGTACGCGACCGGCTGCGGGACTGGCGCTTTTACGACGGCTTCCGAGTGGACGCCGGCGCACCGGTGCGACGGCCCCAGGTCGGCACTCGTACGCCGGTCCTGGCCGGTGATGGCGCCGACCTGGCCGCAACCGTGCAGACCATCATCGAGTCAGGTGACGAGGAGCTGGACCGTGCGATCGCAGGTGCGTTCGACGGGGCGACGCTGTCGATCAGCTCCCACGACGGCATGTTCGACCTGCAGCTGCGCCAGCGAGGCATGCTGCGGCCCTTGCGGGCCGCCGAACTGTCCGATGGCACCCTGCGCTTCCTGCAGTGGGCCGCCGCCCTGCTGAGCCCGCAGCCGCCGTCGCTGATGGTGCTCAACGAGCCGGAGACGTCGCTGCATCCCGACCTGGTGTCGCCCCTGGCCGGGCTCATCCGTGCCGCTGCCACCCGAACGCAGATCGTGGTGGTCACCCACGCGCGCACCATGCCGGAACTGCTCGCCGCCGTACCGATCGCCGAGGCCGACCGTCACGACACCGCAGAAATCGAGGTCTACAAAGACTTCGGCGAGACCCGGGTCGCCGGACTGGGCCTGCTGACCACCCCGCCCTGGGACTGGGGCAGGCGCTGAGCCGCAGGACGGTTCAGGAGCTGCGCAACGATTCCCGCGAAGGCCGCAAAGCGCGGCTGAACAGCACGTTGGCCTGACGCATCGCCACACTGTAGGGCAGCCATGCCAGCCGCTTGAACGCATACAGCGCCCTGATGTCGCCGGAGGTATAGACCAGGTAGCGGTTGCGCGCCACCCCCGCCAGGATCTTGTCCGCCGCCTTCTCCGACGACACCGCATGGCCGGCGAAACGCCCCACCCATTTCTCCACCTGCGGATCCTCGCGGTCCACGCCGGCGATCTCGACCGTGTGGACCAGCCCGGTCTTGACCGCGCCGGGTACCACCACCGAGACGCCGATGCGGTGGCGCGCCAGGTCGAACCTCAGCACCTCCGACACGCCACGCAGGCCGAACTTGCTGGCGGAATAGGCGGCGTGCCAGGGCAATGCGACGATCCCGGCCGCCGAGGAGACGTTGACCAGGTTTCCGCCGCGGCCGGCGGCCACCATCTGCGGCAGGAAGGACTCGATGACGTGGATGGGGCCCATCAGGTTGATGTCGACCATTTTTCGCCACTGCTCGTGACTCAACCGATCTACGGTGCCCCACGCCGACACCCCGGCAATGTTCATCACGACGTCCATCGGCTCATGCCGGGCATGAATGTCGGCGGCGAAGGCGGCGACGTCGTCGTAGTCGGCGATATCGACCACCCGGTGCTCGGGTACCAACGCGCCCAGAGCGCGTGCATCGGCGACGGTCTGCGCCAAACCCTCAGCATTGCGATCGGTCAGGTACAGCTCGGCGCCATGCTCAGCCAGGCGCAGCGCGGTGGCCCGCCCGATCCCGCTCGCCGCTCCGGTGATGAAACACCGCTTGCCCCGGTAGTACTGCGCTACGCGTGTCATGGATGCAGACGATACCGGCGGTACCGCGCACCGATCATTCAATCCCCCGCTGGGCCGCCCATGGCGCTAGCCCCTACGGCCGCCCCACAGCGCATTACGCCACAGCGCCTCGAGCACCCCCACGCCGCGGCCCACATCGCCGTCGGGGCCCACGAAGGCGCTGTCGCCGGACAGCATGTAGGCGGTGGTGGCCCCCAGGGTGCGCACCAGCGCCGGGAGGTCGTCGTTGATGGGATGCGCGGTACCCGCGGCGATCTCCTCTTTGACCACGGCGACGATCTGCTCGATCACCGCGTCGATCTGGGCGTCGAGCAACTCCCGGATCTCGGCATCGCTGTTGCGGGCAAGGTTGCAGGCCGACATCACCGGGTCGTTGTGGGCATAGACCGCGGCTGCACTGCCCACCATGCGTTGTGCGAACTCCGCAGGCGATTCGTCGGCACTCCGCGGCGCGAAGTAGTGCGTCAGTTCTTCGAGCTCATGCGTCGCCTCTGCCAGGATGTGCGCCAGCACGGCGTATTTGGAGTCGAAGTAGAAATAGAACCCGGACCGCGCCACGCCTGCCCGGTCGCTGATGGTGCTGACCGACAGTTCGGCGAAGGGCTTTTCCTGCAGCAGCTCGCGCACCGCCTGCACGATCGCCTGACGTTGCTTGTCGCCCCGTCGCATGGGCAGATCGTCGGGAGACCGCCCGGCCGCGCCGTTCTCGGTATTCACCTTTGCACCTTGCACCACGCCGAGCCGTATTCAAACTTGACAGGCGTCAAATTTGATCCAAGTATTAGTGCCCAAGTGACGGTTACCACAACCTGTCCGGGCCGCTAAGGAGCGTTCGTGACCACCATCAGCACCCCACGTTACCTGCTGGACCAGGCCAAACGTCGGTTCACTCCCACCATGAACACCATCCCGGGCATGGGTTTGATCGAAAAGCGGCTGATGAACGTCGACTGGCCGCAGCACACTCTGGCAGAGCCGCCCGCGGGCAGCGACCTCAAACCCATCATGGGCGACTCCGGCCTGCCGCTGCTGGGCCACATCGTCGAGATGTTCCGCCTGGGTCCGGATTTCCCGCTGCACCTGTACAACACCCGGGGACCGATCACCTTTGCCGACTCGCCGATCCTGCCGTCGATCGTCGCGCTCGGCCCCGAGGCCACCCAGACGATCTTCGTCAATAAGAACAAGGACTTCTCGCAGAAGGGCTGGCTCCCGGTGATCGGGCCGTTCTTCAACCGCGGCCTGATGATGCTGGAGTTCGACGAGCACATGGCCCACCGGCGCATCATGCAGTCCGCCTTCACCCGGCCCCGGCTGGCCAGCTACGTCGAGGACATCGACCGGGTGGCCACGGCGATCGTGGCCGACTGGCCCACCGACGACGGCCGATTCCTGGTGTACCCGGCTATGAAGGAGCTGACCCTCGACGTCGCCTCGGTGGTGTTCATGGGCCACGAGCCCGGCAGTGACCACCAGCTGGTCACCAAGGTCAACCGCGCCTTCGAGCAGACCACCCGTGCCGGCGGCGCCATCATCCGCACCGGCGTGCCGCCGTTCAAGTGGTGGCAGGGTCTGCAGGGCCGCAAACTGCTCGAGGACTACTTCACCGAGCGGGTCAAGGAGCGCCGCAAGGTCGAGGGAACCGACATGCTCACCGTGCTCTGTCACACCTCCGACGAGGACGGCAACAGCTTCTCCGACGCCGACATCGTCAACCACATGATCTTCTTGATGATGGCCGCCCACGACACCACCACCTCGACGGTGACCACGATGATCTACCACCTGGCCGCGCACCAGGATTGGCAGGATCGCGCCCGCGACGAGTCGCAACGTCTCGGCGACAGCCCCCTGGACATCGAGTCACTGGAAAAGCTGGAGACCCTCGACCTGGTCATGGACGAGTCGCTGCGGCTGGTGACCCCACTGCCGTTCAATATGCGGCAGGCGGTGCGCGACACCGACCTGTTGGGTCACTTCGTGCCGGCCGGCACCAACATCGTCACCTGGCCGGGAATGAACCATTGGCTTCCCGAGCTCTACACCAACCCGCGGCAGTTCGACCCGGAGCGATTCCTGGAGCCGCGGTCGGAGCACAAGCAGCACCGTTACGCGTGGGCGCCCTTCGGCGGCGGCGCGCACAAGTGCATCGGGATGGTGTTCGGCCGCCTCGAGATCAAGACGGTGCTACACCGGTTGCTGCGCCAGTACCGGATCGAGCTGGCGCACCCCGGCTACCAGCCGCGCTGGGACTACGGCGGCATGCCCATTCCGATGGATGGCATGCCGATCACCTTGCGCCGGCTCTGAAGTTCGCTCGCTGAGCAATCCACCGCTAGCGGGAAGTGCCCCGGGCAGCCGCGGAATCGCACAGATTGCCACTTCGGCGTGCGATTCCGCGTCTGCTCGCGCGGTGGCGAAGCCGTGCGCCACGCCGCCCTGGACCCAACCTTGACAGTCGTCAAGTTTGATCCAAGGATGGACGATCAAGTGACGGGCGCCACAGCCCGTCGGGCGCCGTCGAAGGAGCG is a window encoding:
- the nrdE gene encoding class 1b ribonucleoside-diphosphate reductase subunit alpha; protein product: MSPTAATAEQVTATPRSMPVGELDFHALNAMLNLYDADGNIQFDMDVLAARQYFLEHVNQNTVFFHNQDEKLDYLIQKEYYEREVLDQYSRNFVKSLLDRAYAKKFRFPTFLGAFKYYTSYTLKTFDGKRYLERFEDRVCMVALTLAAGDTKLAEQLVDEIIDGRFQPATPTFLNSGKKQRGEAVSCFLLRIEDNMESIGRSINSALQLSKRGGGVALLLTNIREHGAPIKNIENQSSGVIPIMKLLEDSFSYANQLGARQGAGAVYLHAHHPDIYRFLDTKRENADEKIRIKTLSLGVVIPDITFELAKKNEDMYLFSPYDVEKVYGVPFADISVSEKYYEMVDNAAIRKTKIKAREFFQTLAELQFESGYPYVMFEDTVNRANPIAGKITHSNLCSEILQVSTPSEFNDDLSYSKVGKDISCNLGSLNIAKAMDSPDFGQTIEVAIRALTAVSDQTHIWSVPSIEQGNNESHAIGLGQMNLHGYLARERVFYGSEEGIDFTNIYFYTVLYHALRASNRLALERGKSFAGFEQSKYASGEFFDKYTEQVWEPKTARVAELFADAGIRIPGQDDWRRLKESVMTHGIYNQNLQAVPPTGSISYINHSTSSIHPIVARVEIRKEGKIGRVYYPAPYMNNDNLEYYQDAYEIGYEKIIDTYAAATQHVDQGLSLTLFFKDTATTRDVNRAQIYAWRKGIKTLYYIRLRQMALEGTEVEGCVSCML
- a CDS encoding response regulator transcription factor, coding for MRILLVEDEARLAQTVRRGLVAEGFVVDVEHDGADGLAAAITGDYDVVVLDIMLPSLSGYQVVRELRAQQVWTPVLMLSAKDGEYDMADAFDIGADDYLTKPFSFVVLVARLRALLRRGAPARPTVLTVGTLSLDPARRRVTRGDTVLELTPREFGLLQFLMRHPGDVVTKPEILRSVWDSNYTGDENVVEVYVGYLRRKVDVPFGLATIETVRGAGYRLRSDLDS
- a CDS encoding sensor histidine kinase; translated protein: MTLCLAIAGGLLLLVLYRSLESTAETAAGLRAEHIAAQLRSGDFDDMESALLATDGHIAVVQVVGASGVIRAASNGAPRSPLAAVTLADGQARYVGRVESATGEEYWVSARGAGAEEGPVTVLVGVDREPVEEIVTVVGVLLGVGAPILIVLVAAATFRLVGAALRPVEAIRTRVASISSADLTERVPVPRTHDEIAELATTMNAMLSRLEHGRAAQLRLVSDVSHELRSPLATITTALELASARPELMDRALIDESLLPESQRMSQLLQDLLLLARSDEGALGLRGEDVDVDDLLEAEANRLAGGGSVSVVTDIAACRVTGDRAALTRVIRNLVDNAARYARSTVTLSCSPASDGVVITIADDGPGIPVGDRSRIFERFVRLDAARARASGGTGLGLAIVAEVVRAHRGTVTVDDAAGGGAVFTVALPRSGRPDQESRSERRR
- a CDS encoding AAA family ATPase, which gives rise to MLSTLAVRGYRSLRDVVLPLRRLTVVTGANGTGKTSLYRSLRLLADCGRGEVIGSLAREGGLESVLWAGPEQLGEARRSGAAQGSVRTRVVSLEMGFASDDFGYLVDLGLPQDPAQSSAFAHDPEIKREIVFAGPVPRRGATLVSRTRAFAQSSTDSGVEELSRTLPTYRSVLAEFAHPGAHPELAAVRDRLRDWRFYDGFRVDAGAPVRRPQVGTRTPVLAGDGADLAATVQTIIESGDEELDRAIAGAFDGATLSISSHDGMFDLQLRQRGMLRPLRAAELSDGTLRFLQWAAALLSPQPPSLMVLNEPETSLHPDLVSPLAGLIRAAATRTQIVVVTHARTMPELLAAVPIAEADRHDTAEIEVYKDFGETRVAGLGLLTTPPWDWGRR
- a CDS encoding DedA family protein, translated to MTGVATNPDTLIATFGLLGVLAVVFVETGLLVGFFLPGDSLLFTAGVLAAQVHPAVPVWLLVLTVPIAAIVGDQCGYLLGATAGLAVLETRAARRLGRHQVERAQRYFATHGKATVFLARFVAVARTLTPVLAGASGMRHRTFTAYSIAGSMAWGAGVPLLGYLLGGIGVVRAHLDLVLLAVIAVSLVPVLLSIVGGRLQRNNRRPAPADEANRSESVPAVMH
- a CDS encoding cytochrome P450, which translates into the protein MTTISTPRYLLDQAKRRFTPTMNTIPGMGLIEKRLMNVDWPQHTLAEPPAGSDLKPIMGDSGLPLLGHIVEMFRLGPDFPLHLYNTRGPITFADSPILPSIVALGPEATQTIFVNKNKDFSQKGWLPVIGPFFNRGLMMLEFDEHMAHRRIMQSAFTRPRLASYVEDIDRVATAIVADWPTDDGRFLVYPAMKELTLDVASVVFMGHEPGSDHQLVTKVNRAFEQTTRAGGAIIRTGVPPFKWWQGLQGRKLLEDYFTERVKERRKVEGTDMLTVLCHTSDEDGNSFSDADIVNHMIFLMMAAHDTTTSTVTTMIYHLAAHQDWQDRARDESQRLGDSPLDIESLEKLETLDLVMDESLRLVTPLPFNMRQAVRDTDLLGHFVPAGTNIVTWPGMNHWLPELYTNPRQFDPERFLEPRSEHKQHRYAWAPFGGGAHKCIGMVFGRLEIKTVLHRLLRQYRIELAHPGYQPRWDYGGMPIPMDGMPITLRRL
- a CDS encoding TetR/AcrR family transcriptional regulator; this translates as MRRGDKQRQAIVQAVRELLQEKPFAELSVSTISDRAGVARSGFYFYFDSKYAVLAHILAEATHELEELTHYFAPRSADESPAEFAQRMVGSAAAVYAHNDPVMSACNLARNSDAEIRELLDAQIDAVIEQIVAVVKEEIAAGTAHPINDDLPALVRTLGATTAYMLSGDSAFVGPDGDVGRGVGVLEALWRNALWGGRRG
- a CDS encoding redoxin NrdH, which translates into the protein MSITVYTKPACVQCNATYKALDKEGIAYEKVDISLDPEARDYVMALGYLQAPVVVAGNEHWSGFRPDRIKALAQVALSA
- the nrdI gene encoding class Ib ribonucleoside-diphosphate reductase assembly flavoprotein NrdI, whose protein sequence is MSADSGCSLVYFSSVSENTHRFVQKLDLPAIRIPLHGRIEVDHPYVLVLPTYGGGRQLPDVHEGGYVPKQVIAFLNNEHNRRLLRGVIAAGNTNFGAEFCYAGNVVARKCGVPYLYRFELMGTDEDVQAVRAGLSDFWKDEACHLPLQLQSR
- a CDS encoding SDR family oxidoreductase; the encoded protein is MTRVAQYYRGKRCFITGAASGIGRATALRLAEHGAELYLTDRNAEGLAQTVADARALGALVPEHRVVDIADYDDVAAFAADIHARHEPMDVVMNIAGVSAWGTVDRLSHEQWRKMVDINLMGPIHVIESFLPQMVAAGRGGNLVNVSSAAGIVALPWHAAYSASKFGLRGVSEVLRFDLARHRIGVSVVVPGAVKTGLVHTVEIAGVDREDPQVEKWVGRFAGHAVSSEKAADKILAGVARNRYLVYTSGDIRALYAFKRLAWLPYSVAMRQANVLFSRALRPSRESLRSS